GAGCAGGTACGCGGCGATCAGCGGCGGTTCGATCTGATCGTCGCCACCTCCGGGCGCACCGCGGTCGAGCAGAATCATGTCACCCAGGCCCGACACCATGCCGGCGAGCTGAGTGTGGTCGGCGTCGCGTTTGCTCAATTTGGCGGATCGGGCAAATCGGTGGGAAAGCGCACTGAGCGATTTCGAGACACCGTTGATACGCTCCAGCTCATCGGTGTCGGCCTTGTCAAATTGCTTGACAAGTTTCTCGGTGAGCACGATGTTCTTGATCGTGTCGGAGCCGAGCATGGACACCGCTTGTTGCAGCGATTCGATGGAGCCGAAATTGCCGAAGAAGGCCGAGTTCACGATCTTCAGCACCGTTGCCGAAAGCCCGACATCGGCTTCGATCAGCGCCGAGACATCCTCGAGCGCAAAGTCGTCACTGCTGATGAGTTGCATCAGTTCATCGTAGATGTGCGGCAAGGACGGCAAGGCGCCGAGTGCCCCGACGTAGCCGTGCAAGGACGGTTGTGAGAGCTGCTCCTGCAGCGTCATGCTGCGCGTGACCGCCGCACAAATCGTGTCGATGTCTGCCGGTTTCGCGATGTAGCGGTGGATGGCGTGAACCGATTCGAGTATCAATTCCGAGTCGGCGTAGCCCGACAAGGCGAGGCGCAAGGTCTCAGGCCGCGTCGACTGCACCGACTGCAGCAGCTCAGCCCCGTTCATGCCAGGCATGCGCATGTCGCTGACGATGGCGTCGACGGGGTTGGCCTGCACGAACGACAAGGCCTCGGCCGGCTCGGCAAAGAAGTGCATGTCCCACTCTCGGCGCATGCGGCGCAAATTGCGCCTCAAGCCCTCTAGAATGGACACTTCGTCGTCAACAAAGATGACGGTTTTCACGCTGGCATTCCCTTGCACTGTGAAATGGGGTTGACGTGGTCGCCATCAGCAACCGGGAGCGAATCGAATGACCCGCTTCAGAGCGGTGTGGGCCACCGGGCGACGGCGCCTGCGGGGCAGGCCCGGCCGCCGGAGCGGTCCGCACGATCCTGTGCAAAACCGGTTCAGCAATCCGTGGCGCACGCGCTATCTCACTATAGCACTTGTCATTCCGGCCACCCGGCCGCAGCACGCCCACTGATTCATTCAGGCTATGCAACCCCGTTTTCGACTGGCAGCCTTGATCACGCTCGCGGTGTTGAGCATCGCGGCGATGGCGTGGGTGTGGGCCACCCAGCACGCGGTGCTGTGGCCGGCGATCGTGGGTACCGTGCCGCTGTTGAAGAAACTGTTGACCTGGAAAACGCTGGTCGCACTCGCGAAAAAAGTGCCCTGGTTCTTCGCCGCCGGGTTGAAGAAGTACGTGCTGAAAATTGTCGGCTCGCTGACCACGGTGCACATCGGGCTGCGCTTCCCGTGGGTCCGTGCCCAGATCGACGCGATCAAGGCGCACGCCACCGTGCTGCTGACCCGCGTGCGCGACCACTGGCAAACCTGCAGCCTGTTCGAGAAGTGCCTGATCGTCGTGTTCAGCACCATGCTCGCCCTGCTGGCGATCGCGTTGATTCTGTTGTCGAAATCGGTGCAATTGCTGACCCTGCGAAAAGGCAGCGAGACCACCGCCGAGCAGCTGATCAAACGCGGTGTGCCCAAAGCCGTCGACTCGAAGTTGAAGAAACTGACCAAGCAAGAGGACACGCACGAGGCAGCCGAGTCACGTGAACCGACCGACAGCCGCTAGGCGGCGCGGTCCGAGTCGAGGTTCGCCGAGGCCAAAGCGGGCAAGCGAATGGTGAAAATCGTTCCGCTGCCCACTTCACTGTCGACGGCAATCGTCCCGCCGTGTGCGGTGATGATCTTGCGTGCGATGGACAAGCCCTGGCCCGTTCCCTTGCCCTGTGCCTTGGTGGTGAAGAACGGGTCGAACATGCGCTGGATCGTGTGCTCGCCCATGCCCATGCCGTTGTCTTCGATATAGATGTGCACGTGGTCGTCGAGCGTGCGCGTCGACACGCTGATGCGACCCTGGTGGTCGGGCGACTGCTCGCGCCGCTCGGCGATGGTGTGGCCGGCGTTGACCACGAGGTTCAACACCACCTGGTTGATGTCTGACGGTATGCACTCGACCATCGGCATATCCGAGCCGAAATCGGTAACCATCTCGGCGTGGTACTTCCACTCGCCCTTGGACACCGTGATGGTCTTTTCGATGTTGACGTTGATGTCGACACGCTGCATCGATTCGCCCGGATGGGCGTAGTGCTTCATCGCCTGCACGATGTGGGCGACGCGGTTGATCCCGTCCAGGGATTCAGACAACGCGCGCGGCAACTCCTGCATCACGAAATCGATATCGGCCGCGTTCAGCGCGCTGTGGACATCGTCGCGCAGCGACGTGTCCTCGGTGTTGGCAACGCGGAACTTGATCGACTCGACCGCGGCCAACAGGTCGCCCGCGGCCTCGTCGACAAACTGCAGGTTGTCACCAATGAACTGCGCTGGTGTGTTGATCTCGTGGGCGATGCCCGCAGCCAGCTGGCCAACGGACTCGAGTTTCTGTGCCTGCAGCAGTTCGGATTCGAGCCGCTTGAACGGGGTCAGGTCCTGCATGATGACGGTGTACATGCGCGCGCCGTCGGCGAGCACGACTTCACTCACGGCCAGTCGCAACGAGAAAGGCCGGTCCCCGCGACGCCCCTTGAGCTCTTTGCCCTCGGCCGAGTCCAGCAACGCATCGAGCTGCACGTCTTCAACAAACAACGTCGAGAACGGCGTGCCGACGAGCTCGGCGTCACCGAGTTCGAACACCGAGTTCACGGCGCGGCTGGAGAAACGGATGGTGCCGTCGCGGTTGACCAACACGATCGGATCCGGTGCGTGCTGGGTCACTGCCTTGAAGAACGCCAGGCTGTCGGTCAGCTCGCGCTCACGCTCGAGCAGTTGTGCGTTGTTGGTTTCCAGCTCGCGCACAAGGCCCAGCGCAGCGCGACGGAGGTACCAGAAAATCGGCGTCATGATCAGGATGATCAGCGCGAACTGCCACATCTCGTCGCGCAGCAGCACCGTGTGTGCCGCCTTGATCTCAGCGCCGTCGATGCGCGTGCCAACGACGATCGACCACGGCGAGAACCGCTTGGCAAAGTAGATCGCGTCGAGGTTCGCCGGCATCACCTCGGCGCCCTCGACATTCGAGGTCGCACTGAACACGGTGCTCTCGCCGTCGGAAAAAGCTTCGCGCAGGAGTTGCTTGATCACGGACTTGCCGTGGGCGTCGGTCAGGCCGTAGAGGTTTTGCCCGACGAGGTCGGGGTCGGCGCCGTTCACCAGCACCACGCCGTTGAGGTTGAAGACGAAGAAATGGCCACTGCCACCGAATTCGAGGGCCTGTATCTCTTCGAAAGCCAGCTCGCGCGCCTCGGTCACGCCAAGGTCACCGCGCAGCCAGCGCGCGTGGTAGGTTTGCACGATATCGTGCGATATATCAGAGACTTGCCGGGCTCGATCGACAGACAGGTCAATCAATTCGCGGTCGAGCTGGCGCACAATCATCAATTCGACGGCACCGATAATCAGGTAGCCGAGCAGCAACAGGCCCGGCAGATAGACTGACAGGAACCGCAGATTGACAATGTTCACTCGCGGCACCGCACAACTCCGTTTGCCCCGCAACGTCAGAGAGCAAATGCCAGAGGCGTGCCACGCGCACCGCTCTGGTCCGACGAAACCCGCGCGGTAATGTTGCGTTGGGGACAGGGGTGTGTCAGCGAGGCCCGAAGGTCTGCTCGTACCGGTGGTGTGTCACGCGGTTTCGCAGATACCCGTGGCCAGGTTCACGGGCATGGCAGTGCACACAGAGGCTTTGAAGTTGTGCAAAGTGCGGGAACCCCGGGATGCTGCCTGCGTAATGCGCTTGCATGAAGCCCTGCATGGTCTCATCCGAACAGTCAGGGTGCGGACACTGCTCACCCTGGCACTGGAAACCGGTCAGGCTGAGAAAATGCTTCTCGATTCTCGCCCAGTCGTCACGCAAGGACTCCGGCACATCACGACAGCTGATGTTGGGAGACGTCGAGCCCAGTGGCACCCGCTCGAACGGTCGGCCGAGCAGCTTGCCGGGCACGAAATCCGCCGCATCGAGATCGCCGTGTCGGCCAAGCCGGGCGTTGAGCCGGCTCAGGCACTCCGGACACGGGCGCAGGCGTTGGTCGTCGATTTCAATCACGGTTTGCGCGCCGCGCGTGAAGCGCACGCGGAACCGACCATCGGCACGTTGGCTGATAGCGTACTCACCCGGCCAATTGTGCAAGGCCGCTTGGACGAGCGCCGGACATTCAGTCACGTAGTAGGGGTGCAGCGCAGTGACGACAGGCTCGGCATTAAACCCCCCGTGGTGTGCGTGCTTGTCGAACAACGGCCCCAGCGTCTCGCTGTCGATGTCGTTGTCAACGCGGTACAGCACAACCTGCGTCAGTGCGCCGCCCGGGGTCAGACGGTAGATGCCTGTCTCGCCAAACACGAGTGTGTCCGGGTCGACGTACTCGACGTCATCGGCAAGTTGGTGCGCCAGCAGGCTCACGCCCGGTTTGCCGCCGACCAACGACACCGCGTACTCCAGACGCGAGAAGCGGGTCAGCCTCACGCAGCGTCACCGGCTTGCTGCAGGATGCGGTAGATCTTGTCCTCGGTGCGGGTCAGCACGCGAAATTCGACCCGACGAGAGCGTTCGGAGTCTTCACGCCCGTCGGCGTGCAACACCGGGACGGCGTACGACAGGCCGTTTGCACGCAGCACCGACACCAGCCAATCGCGTGTGCCGCCGGTCTCCGCCTGCAGGCTGAAGACGTAGTCGAGCACGGAAAACGACCGGTCCTGGGACAACTTGGCGTTCTTGATGTACACCTCGCCGGGGTCGCTCGCGCCCTGCCAGTCGGACGAGGTGTGGCCCTCGATGCGGATCTCGGACACTTCAGTCTGGAACGCCGGCCGCTCGAGGATACCGATGTAGCGCGGGAAGAAATCGTCGAGGATCGTGCGGAACGCCGGCTTGATCGAGGCGCTGTTGACGTCAAACAGCACATCGGGCTCGCGGAAGCGCACGGTGTTGTCAGGCAGGATCTCCGCGTCCCAGCGCGGCAGGTCGTCGGCGAACTCTTCGATCAAGGCCCGGTTCAGCGCCGTGCGCGACTCGTCGTAGGCCACCGCGATCTCGGAAATCGCGTTCTTCTCCTGCTGCACCTGCCACATGAAGCCGATGGCGATGAGCATGAACACCATCATCAGGCCCGCCATCATGTCGGTGATCGACACCCACTCGCTGTCGCTGCGTCGTGCCATGCCTCAGTCCTCGGTCACCAGTTGACGGTAGCGGTTGAGAAACTGGCGGTAGTCTTCGGCGAAGCGGCTGGTCAGGCCGGTCAGAGTATTCTCCAGCTGCCCCAACGACTGCGGCACCTGCCGCTCGAGTTCGCGGGTCAGGCGCGCCACGGTGTCGCTCTGTGCCTGCAGACCGCCCTGCAGGTTGGCGAAGGCCTCATCGAGTTGGTGGAACGCGGCACTGGCGCTGTCGCTCAGACGGGCGTACTCGGCGGTCTGGGTCTGCAGCATCGCGAGCTGGCTGTGGCTGGTGTTGATGATGTCGGCCAGGCCGTTGTACACGGCTTGCGTCTCGGCGTTGCGCTCGGCGACAACGCTCAGCGTCTGCGCCGAGGTGTCGAGCGAGTCCTGCACCTGCTGCATCAGCACGGCGTCACGCGAGAGGATGTCGCGGTAGTTCTCCTGCCACTGCAGAAGCGCGGTCACACCCTCGTTGAGCTCGCGGAAGTTCTCGCCGAATTGCGCTGTCAGGTTGGCGTTGAAGTCCGCCACCACCGACTCGAGCGCGGCGACGATCTCCTGTGTCGCCCCTTCGCTGACCTTGTCGAGCGCCGCGTTCATCGAGCTCAGGGTTTGCTCCTGCGCGTCGCGCAACAGCCGCGCCTCGCTGGCGAGGGTCGGCAGGGCATCGAGTTTGTCGCGAATCTGGGCGAGCAGTTCGGGCTCGTCGGACGCGCCGGTGCGCAGGCGCATCCAGATGCTGAGGATGACCGACAAGCCCATGCCGACGATCGACGTGAGAAAGGCGGTCTTCATGCCCTCGAGCAGCAACGGCACGCTCGCGCCTATGTCGGCGGTGTTGAAACCCTGCAGCCCGATGAACACCCCGACGAAGGTCCCGAGCACCCCGACGGTGACAATGATGGACCGGCAGTCCCGGTGGTGCCGCACACTGAAGGACGAGAGAAAATCAATGACGAACAGGACGCCCATCACCGCACAGAAGGCGAGTGTGACGGTGTTGAATTCCATAGCGATTCCGAGTTGTGCGGGCGGGCGGAGGCGCGTCCGTGGCGCCAGGGAGTCCGTGCCGGGGCGATGGCGCGGCCCCCCGATCCGCGGCGCGCTGCCGGCGGGCTCGGCGTTGCCCTGACTTGCCCCGCAGGACGCTGATGCAGCGGCACACGCAACGGTGTCACAGCGTTGCCGCCATGCTACCGCCAGCGCCTGGCGCAGGCAATCGCGCGGACCTATCCAACTGGCAAGGTTGCCGTGGTTGCACACGAGACTGGACTAAGCTCATGGTCCTGACCTGACAACCCGAGTTCTGCCATGCCCACGCTCACCGCCCGGTCACTGCTGCTCTGTGCCCTGCTGCTCAGCGGTTTCGCCCTGCCCAGCCACGGCGTCGACGACGGTCAGGCCTTTCGGGACTGGACCGCACGCTGCACAGTGGAACCCAACACCCAGTCCAAAGTCTGCGTGCTGGAGCAGGTCGTGTTCAGCGACGATGGCCAGCGGCCGATGCTGCGCGCGGCGGCCGGCTACCTCGAACAGCCCGGCGGCGTCTTCGAACCGGCCATCCTGACCACGGTGCCGTTGATGGTGGCGCTGCAACCCGGCCTCGCGGTCAGCGTCGACGGCGGCGACGCCTTCATTGCCGACTTTCACCACTGCACCCCTGAAGGCTGCGTCGCCGGCCTGCCGCTCGACGAGCGCGTCATGGGGGCGTTTCGCCGCGGCGCCGACGCGGAGATCCGGGTGGCGACGATCGACGGCGCCACCGTTGCGATGACCCTCTCGCTGCGCGGCTTCTCGGCCGGCTTCGACGCCCTGCCCGCGCTCTGAGCCACCGCGCGCCCGGCGCGATCCGGCCCGCGTTTGCACGTGCCCGCGCCGCGGGTGCGCCGTGCCAATGGCGACCCCGTTCACCACACAACCGGCAAGGTCTTGCCGAGCGGAGTGGCAAAGCGGCACGCAGTTTGCTGATTCCCTCCCAGTCAGCGCGCCAGCGCCAAAAATCCGTGACAGGGAGCTTATCTCGTGAACTCGACCCTCGCCGCAGTCAAACGCCTTGCGATTGCCACAGGCACCGTCGTGGCCGCGTTCGGTGTCAGCCCACACGCCCACGCGCTCGCGCTAGGGAACATCAGCGTGCTCAGTGGCCTCAACCAACCCTTGCGCGCCGTCGTCCCCTTGTTGTTCGAAGACGGCGAGAACGCCGAGCTGCTCGAGCTGGACATCGCCGGTGACGCCGACGCGATCAAGCTCGGCGCCCTGCCCAACCTGCTCGGTCAGGAGGTCGATGTCGTCATGTCACTGCAAGGCGACCGCATCGAGGCCCTGATCACCACCGAGTACCCGGTCAAGGAGCCGCACCTCGACGTGGTGTTGCGGGCCGAGATCGGGGGCACCCGCCACATGCGTGTCTACCCTGTGCTGCTCGACCTGCCGTCCGGCTTCTTCGAGATCGAGTCCGTCGACGACTACAAGATCACCGAGTTCTCCGACGGCACCATCTGGAACGGCAAGCCGTCGGACCGCCAGCGCGAACAAATGAATGAACCGGCCGAACTCGCATCACTGCAGGTCGGGGGCACCGAGAGCCTGCCGATCGCCGTGGGTGGCCTGCCACCGACCGGCTACGACGACCCCTACGAGGAGACCGTCTCACTCGCCAGCGGTGACGACGTCGAAGCCGTGCGGGCGCACCAGCTCAAACGTGTGGAGACCGACGCGACGGCCTACGCCGCCGACGCCGAGAACGTCGGCACGGTGTTGCCTGAAGCCTCCACCCTCGCCACTGCCGAGGTGAGTGACAACCTGGGAGCACGCCTGCCCACCGCCGGCATCGACGAAGCCATGGAGTCGCTGGCACCCGACACCGCCGACACCCGGTTGGCCGCGCTCGATATCGACGAGCCTGACCTCGCGCCTCGGCAGGACCCGGCGGCCGACCCGAACCTCAAGTCGTGGACACTGTCGTCGCAGGCTGCGACCCCGGACACCGGCGTGTCACCGCAGCTCGATCTCGCCAATTGGTCGAGCCGCAAGGCCGTGCTGCCCTTGCCTGAAGCTGTGTTGCTGGCCGAGGTGCCCGATGACATCGGCGCCGCCGTGGATCAACCCGCGCCCACCGTAGACGCCCTCTACTCGTCACGCTGGGATCGGCCCTACGACTGAGCCGGCTCGGAGACTGCGCACCCCCACCGACACCCTGCTTTTTCTGGCCGGCGCAGCGCGTAACACGCATCCCGTCTGCCGCACGGTGCGTGCGCCAAGCTGGTAATCTGGGGGATTGCCATCGACGCAGCCCCGATGCCCGCCACCGACCGCAGCCGACTGACCGCACTGGGCTTGATGTTCGGTGCCACCCTGGCCCTGTCCTGCATGCACGGGATCATCCGCTTGCTGGGCGACGACGTGCACCCGTTCATCATCCTGTTCCTGCGCAACCTCTTTGGCCTGGTCGCGGTCACGCCGCTGCTGCTGCGCACCGGTTGGAGCGGCCTGCACACCCCCGACATGCCGTGGTTTCTGTTGCGCGGTGTGATCTCGGTCGTTGCCATGGCCTCGTGGTTCTACGCGTTGACGCGCGCCCCCATCGCCGAGGCCACGGCGCTGAGTTTCACTGCCGCACTCTTTGCAAGCCTGGCAGCTGTCATTCTGCTTGGCGAGCGCATTCGGGCTCGTCGGATCACGGCACTGGCGCTCGGTTTCCTCGGCGTGACCGTCGTGCTTCAGCCCGGCCAGCAGGCGCTGTCACCGGCCATGTGGATGGTGTTGTTCTCAAGCGTGTGCTGGGGGATATCGGTGGTCCTGGCCAAGCGGCTCACCGTGCGCAACAGCAGCACGACCGTCGTTGCCTGGATGACCATCATCCTGTCGGTGGTCTCCCTGCCCATGGCGATCTGGGCCTGGCATCCGCTCGAGCCCGCGCACTGGCTCTGGATGGGGCTCGGCGGCGCACTGGCCACGCTGGGGCACCTGAGCATGACGCAAGCGCTGAAGATGACCGACACCACCGCCGTGATGTCGATCGACTTCTGCCGTCTGCTCTGGACCACCCTGATCGGCGCTCTGGTGTTTGGCGACCCGATGCACCCGAGCACCTACCTCGGCGCGGTCATCATTTTCGCGTCGGGGTTGTATATCACCTACCGCGAGTCGCAACTTCAGCGAGACGCGCGTTGAGCGTGCCAATCAGAGCCAACGGCGAACGCGCTGGCAGTACTGCTCGTAGGCAACGCCGAAACGCGATTGCAGCGCCACTTCCTCCGGCACGATCTGGAAGCGCGAGATGTAGACGACAAACACCACTGGCCCGAGCAACGCCGGCACCGACCCGAGAAAGACCGCCCAGGCGAGCAGCAGCAATGCCACGCCGAGGTACATCGGGTTGCGGCTGCGGGCGAACACGCCCTCGGTGACCAGCGTACTCGCACGGTCGGGCCGCCGTGGGTCGACTGTCGTGCGTGCACCCCGAAACGCCCAGAGCGCCGACACACCAACGTAGATTGCCGACGCAAGCAAGGTGGCGATGAGCAACTCGCGCAGCGCACCGGGCAGGGCGAATGACCCACCCA
This genomic stretch from Pseudomonadota bacterium harbors:
- a CDS encoding HDOD domain-containing protein, encoding MKTVIFVDDEVSILEGLRRNLRRMRREWDMHFFAEPAEALSFVQANPVDAIVSDMRMPGMNGAELLQSVQSTRPETLRLALSGYADSELILESVHAIHRYIAKPADIDTICAAVTRSMTLQEQLSQPSLHGYVGALGALPSLPHIYDELMQLISSDDFALEDVSALIEADVGLSATVLKIVNSAFFGNFGSIESLQQAVSMLGSDTIKNIVLTEKLVKQFDKADTDELERINGVSKSLSALSHRFARSAKLSKRDADHTQLAGMVSGLGDMILLDRGAPGGGDDQIEPPLIAAYLLSLWAMADPIVEAVAGHRTAVNTEDAPNPTGVSAADCVRAAWLALEASQADDAADPDTVATRLQPAFAHLAQDSDLADTWLETLEDVA
- a CDS encoding ATP-binding protein, producing the protein MNIVNLRFLSVYLPGLLLLGYLIIGAVELMIVRQLDRELIDLSVDRARQVSDISHDIVQTYHARWLRGDLGVTEARELAFEEIQALEFGGSGHFFVFNLNGVVLVNGADPDLVGQNLYGLTDAHGKSVIKQLLREAFSDGESTVFSATSNVEGAEVMPANLDAIYFAKRFSPWSIVVGTRIDGAEIKAAHTVLLRDEMWQFALIILIMTPIFWYLRRAALGLVRELETNNAQLLERERELTDSLAFFKAVTQHAPDPIVLVNRDGTIRFSSRAVNSVFELGDAELVGTPFSTLFVEDVQLDALLDSAEGKELKGRRGDRPFSLRLAVSEVVLADGARMYTVIMQDLTPFKRLESELLQAQKLESVGQLAAGIAHEINTPAQFIGDNLQFVDEAAGDLLAAVESIKFRVANTEDTSLRDDVHSALNAADIDFVMQELPRALSESLDGINRVAHIVQAMKHYAHPGESMQRVDINVNIEKTITVSKGEWKYHAEMVTDFGSDMPMVECIPSDINQVVLNLVVNAGHTIAERREQSPDHQGRISVSTRTLDDHVHIYIEDNGMGMGEHTIQRMFDPFFTTKAQGKGTGQGLSIARKIITAHGGTIAVDSEVGSGTIFTIRLPALASANLDSDRAA
- a CDS encoding invasion associated locus B family protein — protein: MPTLTARSLLLCALLLSGFALPSHGVDDGQAFRDWTARCTVEPNTQSKVCVLEQVVFSDDGQRPMLRAAAGYLEQPGGVFEPAILTTVPLMVALQPGLAVSVDGGDAFIADFHHCTPEGCVAGLPLDERVMGAFRRGADAEIRVATIDGATVAMTLSLRGFSAGFDALPAL
- a CDS encoding DMT family transporter, whose protein sequence is MPATDRSRLTALGLMFGATLALSCMHGIIRLLGDDVHPFIILFLRNLFGLVAVTPLLLRTGWSGLHTPDMPWFLLRGVISVVAMASWFYALTRAPIAEATALSFTAALFASLAAVILLGERIRARRITALALGFLGVTVVLQPGQQALSPAMWMVLFSSVCWGISVVLAKRLTVRNSSTTVVAWMTIILSVVSLPMAIWAWHPLEPAHWLWMGLGGALATLGHLSMTQALKMTDTTAVMSIDFCRLLWTTLIGALVFGDPMHPSTYLGAVIIFASGLYITYRESQLQRDAR
- a CDS encoding isoprenylcysteine carboxylmethyltransferase family protein, whose translation is MWFVATLGGSFALPGALRELLIATLLASAIYVGVSALWAFRGARTTVDPRRPDRASTLVTEGVFARSRNPMYLGVALLLLAWAVFLGSVPALLGPVVFVVYISRFQIVPEEVALQSRFGVAYEQYCQRVRRWL